From the Armatimonadota bacterium genome, the window GTTGAAATGCGTGGCAGGCGCGTGCACCGAGTGTATGTGCAGCCAGCTTCTATCCCCCCGCAAACGCCCTCTGTGGGTTCTTCGCGGTAAGCTGCTCTATCTCCCCATCCGAAAAGCCCGCTTTGCGCAGCGCGGGTATCAGGTGCGTGAACAGCGTGGTGTACTCCCGGAAGTTGCCCCCGCCCGGCTCGCCTACTTGGTACCAGCCCGCATCGTGCGACACGAGCACACGCCCCAGCAAACCCTTCTGGCGCAGATGCTGGATAAACTCCACATGCTGGTCTACCGTTTCGGGGGAGACACCGTCGAACTCCACCCACGCGCCGCGCTCCGCCGCCCACGCATGAAGCGCCTTATCGTTTTCCAGCTGCGCATGTACCCAGATGAACGCCGAGGGGCGCACGCCCATCTGCTCCAGACGCTCTATCTGCTTGCGCGCGGCGGAGCCCGGTCCGGTGTGCGAAGCGATGGTCAACCCGGTCTCGCGGTGGGTGATTGCTGCCGCCTCCAGCAGGCGCATGTCCACTTCCGACGGCTCGGGGTCTACGCCAATCTTGATGAAACCGGGGCGGATGTTTGTGCCATCGATAC encodes:
- a CDS encoding aryldialkylphosphatase yields the protein MSALAQVITVTGSVPPQRLGVVLPHEHVLVDFIGADRVSKSRYDPEEVYRVALPYLQRLKQAGCRTLVECTPAYLGRDPQLLQLLSKASGLYILTNTGWYGAADDKYLPARAHTLTARQIASEWIAEAQKGIDGTNIRPGFIKIGVDPEPSEVDMRLLEAAAITHRETGLTIASHTGPGSAARKQIERLEQMGVRPSAFIWVHAQLENDKALHAWAAERGAWVEFDGVSPETVDQHVEFIQHLRQKGLLGRVLVSHDAGWYQVGEPGGGNFREYTTLFTHLIPALRKAGFSDGEIEQLTAKNPQRAFAGG